The sequence below is a genomic window from Alosa alosa isolate M-15738 ecotype Scorff River chromosome 5, AALO_Geno_1.1, whole genome shotgun sequence.
cacgcacgcacgcacgcacgcacacacattcggagactctttccctctttcttctcccgATCCTGATACAAAAGTGCGATGGTGCGTGCACCGGTAGGGGGTTCAAGACGTTGCTGTTATTACAAAAGCCGCGTGCAGAAGGCGTGGGTGAACAGAGACAAGTCATTTTGTGCGCCGAGCACCCGTGTGTCCCGGAGACTGCCAGTGTGAACGGGAGGCAAAAAGTTGAGAAGAGGTTCTCATTCGCGTGAGGGACGAACCGACTCGTGGTCGTTTGGGAATGTTTTAGTGAAGGTACTTTTTAAAGAGAGAGGACTTGTGCCTGCAAAGCGCGTTTTACAAGATCCCAACATCAGAAGAGTTTTTTAGAAATAGTTTTTGACAACACTTCTGCAGTTTGTGAAGTTGAGGAGACTTTTGGATATGTCAGTGATCGTGCGCAATAGCGCATGAGAGCGGGAATTGCGCGCCAGAGCGCAGAGCGCGTGGGAGAGCTGGCATGCCCCGGCCCGGTAAGAGCTCGTACAGCGAGCAGAAGCCTCCGTACTCGTACATCTCACTGACAGCCATGGCCATCCAGAGCTCAGAGGAAAAGATGCTGCCACTCTCGGACATCTATAAATTCATTATGGAGCGCTTCCCGTACTACCGCGAGAACACACAGCGCTGGCAGAACTCACTGCGCCACAACCTCTCCTTTAACGACTGCTTCATCAAAATTCCACGGCGGCCCGACCAGCCAGGTAAAGGCAGCTTCTGGGCACTGCACCCGGCATGTGGCGACATGTTTGAGAATGGGAGCTTCCTGCGCCGCCGCAAGCGTTTCAAGCTTCCTCGGCCAACGCCAGCCCTGCCCCCTCGACCTCCCCCGGACCCCCGGCACGCTCACTACCACACCTATGGGCTCCACAGCAGCCAGCCGCCTAGTTTCAAGCACCCGTTCGCCATCGAGAACATCATCGGTGAGTGCCGGGGTGTGATGCCCGGCTCAATGCCCATTGCTTCGGTCATGAGCCAGCTGGGGTACCCGCTGCCCGCGCAGCTCTGGCCGGGCATGGGGCCCCTCTCCTCAGAGTACCCCTCGTTCAGCCTGCCGGTCAAGAGCATCTACCAGCCCGCCAGTGGCCAGGGGATGCCCGCTGTGCCCATGCCTATCAAACCCACACCGACCCTTGGGACGCTGGGAATCCAACGCTGCCAGGACAGCACCCCGGGCAAGACAA
It includes:
- the foxb2 gene encoding forkhead box protein B2 gives rise to the protein MPRPGKSSYSEQKPPYSYISLTAMAIQSSEEKMLPLSDIYKFIMERFPYYRENTQRWQNSLRHNLSFNDCFIKIPRRPDQPGKGSFWALHPACGDMFENGSFLRRRKRFKLPRPTPALPPRPPPDPRHAHYHTYGLHSSQPPSFKHPFAIENIIGECRGVMPGSMPIASVMSQLGYPLPAQLWPGMGPLSSEYPSFSLPVKSIYQPASGQGMPAVPMPIKPTPTLGTLGIQRCQDSTPGKTSCLHPSLLLP